In one window of Temnothorax longispinosus isolate EJ_2023e chromosome 11, Tlon_JGU_v1, whole genome shotgun sequence DNA:
- the LOC139821386 gene encoding uncharacterized protein produces MLSFESPEDQALKVLGLYWHLQSDSFGFSLNPLTRKCTKRTILPEVARIFDPLGFLAPLTFTAKRLIQRLWTLKLEWDDEPPLDVRRQWERYQAEFDALAPLRIPRTLPAGDNVRRELHGFCDASEQGYGAVVYLRVVTPSETKIVILCAKSKVAPLRAISLHRLELCAALLFANLMAYVRQVLRGHLDIDAEYAWSDAKVVLY; encoded by the coding sequence ATGCTGTCGTTCGAATCGCCCGAAGATCAAGCGCTCAAAGTTTTGGGCCTTTACTGGCACTTGCAGTCAGATAGCTTCGGTTTTTCGCTCAACCCCCTGACTCGCAAATGCACTAAACGTACGATTTTACCGGAGGTAGCGCGCATCTTCGATCCCTTGGGATTTTTGGCACCACTGACATTTACCGCGAAGCGATTGATACAGCGCTTGTGGACTCTAAAGCTCGAGTGGGACGATGAACCCCCGTTAGATGTTCGCCGCCAATGGGAGCGCTATCAAGCGGAATTCGACGCGCTGGCCCCCCTTCGTATTCCTCGTACATTGCCCGCAGGCGATAACGTCCGTCGCGAGTTACACGGCTTTTGCGACGCGAGCGAACAGGGATATGGAGCAGTGGTGTACCTACGTGTTGTGACTCCTTCGGAAACTAAAATTGTGATCTTATGTGCCAAATCTAAGGTGGCTCCGCTGCGCGCTATCTCTCTACACCGCTTGGAGCTCTGCGCCGCGTTGCTTTTCGCCAACTTAATGGCTTACGTCCGTCAGGTTCTACGGGGACATTTAGACATCGATGCAGAGTACGCCTGGTCCGATGCCAAGGTTGTTCTGTATTGA
- the LOC139821387 gene encoding uncharacterized protein, with amino-acid sequence MASVANDVVLLSTVRAEAIDVHGNPFSVRILLDSASQANFITECCLQQGGFARTKHRVTVLGVSESKAATTRGLTSFVIRARNRDNIRLPVEATVLPRITSPLPNERVAVKSWSHLRGLQLADPEYYLPGSIDILLGAKFFVSVLRDGRRAGKGGEPDAFNTAFGWVLMGAVSPSLQVQSLHSFATTVESIDAAVGQFWKLEEVPEQVPCSAEDQRCKDIFDKTTYRDHSGRFVVSYPFASDPPTFVDIRSIAVNRLRALERRFKSNQKLRDSYNAFMQDYLDNGHMELANDPFPADGRVYYLPHHGVHKLDSTTTKLSVVFDASSKCPNGLFLNDTLLSGPKLQPDIVAVLLLFRANPVAITADVKQMFRQIWINPEHRDYQRIVWRFLESDPILDYLLTTVIFGSTASPFLAIYCLFKLPLR; translated from the coding sequence ATGGCCAGCGTTGCCAATGACGTGGTCTTGTTGTCGACCGTAAGAGCAGAGGCCATCGACGTGCATGGCAACCCGTTTTCGGTTCGAATATTACTGGATAGCGCGAGTCAGGCCAACTTTATCACGGAGTGTTGCCTGCAGCAGGGCGGTTTCGCCCGGACGAAACATCGCGTGACAGTGTTAGGCGTCAGCGAGTCAAAGGCCGCCACAACGCGGGGCCTTACGTCCTTCGTAATCCGGGCGCGAAATCGCGACAATATTCGCCTCCCAGTCGAAGCCACGGTGCTTCCTCGCATTACCTCGCCGCTGCCAAACGAACGTGTTGCCGTAAAATCATGGAGTCACTTACGGGGGCTGCAGCTAGCAGATCCGGAATATTATTTGCCCGGCTCTATCGACATCCTACTAGGGGCGAAATTTTTTGTGTCCGTGCTACGCGACGGTCGGCGTGCCGGCAAAGGTGGAGAACCGGACGCCTTTAACACAGCATTCGGCTGGGTTTTAATGGGCGCGGTCTCGCCGTCGTTACAAGTGCAATCCTTGCACTCGTTCGCCACCACGGTTGAGTCGATCGACGCCGCGGTGGGACAATTCTGGAAGCTGGAGGAAGTGCCCGAACAAGTTCCTTGCTCCGCGGAGGATCAACGTTGTAAAGACATATTCGACAAAACTACGTATCGCGACCACTCGGGTCGCTTCGTTGTTTCGTACCCATTCGCCTCGGACCCCCCGACTTTCGTGGATATTCGGTCGATAGCCGTTAATCGACTGCGCGCACTCGAGCGTCGatttaaatcaaatcaaaAATTACGAGATAGTTATAACGCCTTCATGCAAGACTACTTAGATAACGGCCACATGGAGCTAGCGAACGATCCTTTTCCCGCGGACGGTCGCGTATATTATTTGCCCCATCATGGGGTGCATAAACTAGACAGCACTACTACAAAGCTTAGCGTCGTTTTCGATGCTTCGTCGAAATGCCCGAACGGGCTATTCCTAAACGATACCCTGCTTAGTGGCCCGAAATTACAACCCGACATTGTCGCGGTCCTACTCCTCTTTCGCGCAAATCCCGTGGCTATTACCGCGGACGTAAAACAAATGTTCCGGCAAATTTGGATAAACCCGGAACATCGCGATTATCAACGCATTGTCTGGCGTTTTTTGGAATCGGATCCTATTCTCGACTACTTGCTCACAACGGTTATCTTCGGTAGCACGGCTTCTCCGTTTCTGGCGATTTATTGCCTCTTTAAGTTGCCGTTACGATAA